In the bacterium genome, TCTTCAATGGTAACCAGTGCACATGGCACACTCGGAAAACGCTTAGAACATCCAATTCTGTAAGTTCGGAATATTGGGGATAATGTTCTATGAATCGCTTCCATTCTCGGCGTTGCCAGTATGCGAGCTCTCCCCTCTCCCTTTGTCTCCTGTTGCATTGTCGCGTCCATTTCCTGTAGCGCGCCTCGTCACGCATCCAGATCGCTAGCTGACTCCTGACCTCCTCCTCGCTATTAGCCATGACTAGCACCTACGACCTTCTGTATGCCGCCCAACGCTGAGTTCAGCCGCGTGCGAGCGACGGCGTAACGGCTTGAACCATCAAGCACTTCTCTATCATCATTAACGGTCGAACAGTCATACGGGTAGCACGTCGGCTGCAACGCCCTTGTTCTGCGGATGTTCGCTATTACGGTTGATCATGCGCGTGCGCTTTTAGGATCGCGATGACTTCACTGTGTCCGGCATTCTCAGCTAAATCCAGCGGCGTCTTGCCGTCGAGTGTGCGCGATTCAGGGTCGGCGCCATGGGCGAGCAGCAGTTTGACGTTTTCTGCGATGTTGTCTTCTGCGGCACCGTGCAACGGGGTGTAGTCGTTGTCACCGTTTTCGTTAACGTCGGCACCATTGGCAATGGCCTGTTTGAGTCGCGCACGGGCGTCCGGGCGATCAACAAGTGACCAATATAGCACATCACT is a window encoding:
- a CDS encoding ankyrin repeat domain-containing protein; its protein translation is MNDGKPDLELTAEEDAALERDEAIVEAVRQFNEGSDTSFAELFPNAKPVSDVLYWSLVDRPDARARLKQAIANGADVNENGDNDYTPLHGAAEDNIAENVKLLLAHGADPESRTLDGKTPLDLAENAGHSEVIAILKAHAHDQP